Proteins found in one Schistocerca serialis cubense isolate TAMUIC-IGC-003099 chromosome 5, iqSchSeri2.2, whole genome shotgun sequence genomic segment:
- the LOC126481131 gene encoding DNA polymerase epsilon subunit 3 has protein sequence MAEKIEDLNLPNAVVARIVKDCLPGGINVSKESRTAIAKAASVFVLYITSAANMIAMKNNKKTISGSDVINAMHDTEFVDFIEPLEEALENFKKFQKEKKDATAKRKQLIMMLKENAEQGSTENGTEKEVMEIDEDDD, from the exons ATGGCTGAAAAGATAGAAGATCTTAATTTGCCGAATGCAGTTGTAGCCAGAATTGTTAAAGACTGTTTGCCTGGTGGTATAAATGTGTCGAAAGAATCTAGAACTGCAATTGCAAAAGCAGCTTCAGTGTTTGTACTGTACATAACATCAGCAGCAAACATGATAGCAATGAAAAATAACAAGAAAACGATTAGTGGCAGTGATGTTATAAATGCTATGCATGATACAGAATTCGTTGACTTCATAGAACCTTTAGAAGAAGCTTTGGAAA ATTTCAAGAAATTCCAGAAGGAAAAGAAAGATGCAACCGCGAAACGTAAACAACTGATAATGATGCTGAAAGAAAACGCCGAACAGGGTAGTACAGAAAATGGTACAGAAAAGGAAGTGATGGAAATTGATGAGGATGATGATTGA